The genomic segment CACCTCGGCGACCGTGTCGAACCAGCCGCTGCCGCCCGCGCTGAGGATGATCTCGTCGGCGTCCGCGAAGCGCCCGGCGGCGTCGAAGTCCCGGGTGAGGGCGACGAGCCGGTTCAGCCAGTCCCGGACGGTCTCCTGGGTCTTGACGGGGATCTCGCCCTCGTACCCGGCGACTCCGACGAGCCGCAGATGGCGGGCTGCGCCGACCGCGTCGGCGACCTCGGTGGCGGCCGCGGCACCGCGTACGCCGGTCCTGCCGCCCTGCTCGCCCAGCTCCACGACGACGTCGACGGGGCGGGTGGCATCGGCCAGCGCCGCGTCCATCAGTTCCACGCCGCGCACGGAGTCGACGTAGCAGGCGAAGCGGAAGTCCGGGTCGGCGGCGAGCTCGGCGGCGAGCCAGCGCAGCGCCGCGGCGTCGACCAACTCGTTTGCAAGGAAGATGCGTTGGACGCCGAAGGCGCGGTAGACCCGGACCTGCGTGGGGACGGCGGCCGTGATGCCCCAGGCGCCGTAAGCGAGTTGGCGGGCGAAGAGCTGCGGAGCCATGGACGTCTTGCCGTGCGGGGCGAAGGCGAGGCCGTACTTCTCGGAGTAGCTCTCCATCAGCGCGAGGTTGTGCTCCAGGGACATGGCGGACAGCGTGAGCACCGGAGTGGTGAAGCCGCCGTCGAAGAGCGAGCGCCGCTCGGCCGCCAGCTCGCCGAGGGTGAGCTCCGCGGCGTCCGGCGGCAGGCCCTTGAAGCGGTGGCCGACCCGCTCCTCGTGCAGCCGCTCGGTCGTCTTCGCGACGTCCATGGAACCTCCTGGAGAATCTCTGCGCGGATCTTTGCGTTGCAACATGTGCAACGTCCATTGCATGTCTTGCTTCCTGCTGTCTAACATCCCGGCAAGCACCGGGTCAACGGTGTGTGAAGCACCGCCCGAACCGAACAGCACCCGCCGGCCGGCCCGGACGGCGACCGTCCGTCGGCCCGGACAGTGACCGTCCGACACCCCGGGCGGCAACCGTCCGACACCCCGGACAGCAACCGACCGAAAGCCCACCCGACAGCCCCATGAGGAGCGAGAGCGACCGTGACCGCAGTCCCGAGCGGCCCGCAGTTCGACGTAGCGTGCCTTGGCGAATCCATGGTCACCTTCGTGCCCTCGCAGCCCGGCAGCC from the Streptomyces sp. RKAG293 genome contains:
- a CDS encoding amino acid deaminase, producing the protein MDVAKTTERLHEERVGHRFKGLPPDAAELTLGELAAERRSLFDGGFTTPVLTLSAMSLEHNLALMESYSEKYGLAFAPHGKTSMAPQLFARQLAYGAWGITAAVPTQVRVYRAFGVQRIFLANELVDAAALRWLAAELAADPDFRFACYVDSVRGVELMDAALADATRPVDVVVELGEQGGRTGVRGAAAATEVADAVGAARHLRLVGVAGYEGEIPVKTQETVRDWLNRLVALTRDFDAAGRFADADEIILSAGGSGWFDTVAEVFQPVGATDFSKPLLKLLRSGAYITHDDGHYREITPFHDRIPQEGALQPAFRLWAQVVSKPEGALAFLNAGKRDASFDLGLPEPQVVRGTDGALRPATGLTVTALSDQHAFVAIGPGAGLEIGEWVGLGLSHPCTAFDKWKLLPLVEADGTVTDYIRTFF